The following are encoded together in the Choloepus didactylus isolate mChoDid1 chromosome 7, mChoDid1.pri, whole genome shotgun sequence genome:
- the GJE1 gene encoding putative gap junction epsilon-1 protein produces the protein MSLNYIKNFYEGCVKPPTVIGQFHTLFFGSVRMFFLGVLGFAVYGNEALHFSCDPDKREVNLFCYNQFRPITPQASFPVFWALQLVIVLVPGAIFHLYAACKNINQECILQKPVFTMIYILSVLLRISLEVVAFWLQIHLFGFQVKPLYLCDARSLGEKVNVIKCMVPEPFEKTIFLIAMYTFTVITMVLCAAEIFEIIFRKLGFPIHQ, from the exons ATGTCTCTAAATTACATCAAGAACTTCTATGAAGGATGC GTCAAGCCTCCGACGGTGATTGGTCAGTTCCACACCCTGTTCTTCGGATCGGTCCGAATGTTCTTCCTCGGGGTGCTGGGCTTTGCAGTGTACGGGAACGAGGCTTTGCACTTCAGTTGTGACCCAGACAAAAGAGAAGTAAATCTCTTCTGCTACAATCAGTTCCGGCCAATCACCCCACAGGCAAGTTTTCCT GTGTTCTGGGCGTTACAACTAGTGATTGTCCTGGTTCCTGGAGCTATTTTCCATCTTTATGCTGCATGCAAAAACATCAATCAAGAATGCATTCTTCAAAAGCCTGTCTTCACTATGATATACATCCTCTCTGTTTTGCTAAGAATTAGTCTCGAGGTGGTAGCATTTTGGCTTCAGATTCACCTCTTTGGTTTCCAGGTAAAACCTCTTTACCTATGTGATGCTAGATCTCTTGGGGAAAAAGTTAATGTCATAAAATGCATGGTGCCGGAACCCTTTGAAAAGACCATTTTTCTCATTGCAATGTATACCTTCACTGTAATTACTATGGTGTTATGTGCTGCTGAGATTTTTGAgatcatttttagaaaattaggCTTTCCAATCCATCAATGA